A window of Kocuria sp. TGY1127_2 genomic DNA:
CCCGCTATGTGATAGCGGCACCGGCAATTCTGAGGACCAGCTTTTTCGGCAGGAACGAGGCTCCTTTGGCTATCACTCGGTTGGTCAGTCCATCGATGAAGCTCGGGGTGTCCCGGTCCAGGGCGGACATGAGGCCATCGGCAAGTTGCTGAGTGGTCCTCATCCGTCCGACGGAAGCCGCCCGGCCCGCGTGGTCGAAGAATTCCGTCTCGGTTGGCCCAGGGCATGCGGCCAGGACGCGAACGCCGCTGGACTTCACCTCGGCCCACAGCGCTTCGGTCAGGGAAAGGACGAGCGCTTTCGACGCCGCATAAACCGCCAAGTGAGGAACCGGCTGGTATGAGGCGGTCGACGCGATATTGATGATCGTGCCACGCCCCCGGGCAACCATTGGCTTCACGAATCGGGAGGTGAGACCCACTACGGCGAGGCAGTTCAGCCGGACCATCTGGTCCAGGACCTCGGCGTCGACGTCGGCGATGTTGCCGTTGAGACCGAACCCCGCATTGTTGACCACGGTATCGATCTCACGAGATTCGAGTTTTTCCCAGAGCTCATGGGCGGCATAGGGCTCGGAGAGATCCATATCGAGAACGTCGACGCCGACCCCGTGCTTATGCTGGATCTCATCCGCGAACGCTCGAAGACGGTCGCGACGTCGGGCAACCAAGATGAGGTCATCGCCCCGGTGAGCGAATCGTTCGGCAAGTTCCGCGCCGATCCCCGATGAGGCCCCGGTGATCAAGGTGTTGGCCATTGCTGCTCCTCCTGGAATCCTCAGCCCCGATCTGCAATTCAGGGCTGTCCGCCTTAGGCGAGCTTCGCACACACGTCGGCTGAGTCCCACCACTGGAGAGGCTCTCCATACTCCGTATGCCGAAAGGGCCCCGGTTCTGAGTTTGAACCAGAGCCCTTTCGGCGTGTGGGTACGGGAGCCGGACCTATTTTTGGCGGCCCTTCATCCGGGGATTCTGCTTGTTGATGACGTAGATCCTCCCCTTGCGCTTGACGACCTGCGCTCCCGGCTGATTCTTCAACGACCGTAACGATGCCCTGACTTTCATGCTTCTCCTTTGTGCAAATGATTCTCATGAAGATAGTACAGTAGGAAAACCTGGGAGGACCAAAGATTGCGTTTCGGCACCACCGGACAGAAGGAGCAACACATGGATACGGTCACCGTGATCGCCGTTATCGGGGCATGCGAGCCAGAACGGCGTCTCCATGCGCAAAACCTCGCCCGCGAGACTGGGCAGGAGCTCATCCATGCCGAACGCTTGGGTGTTGCGATGGACCCCGTCCGGGAAGCCACTTCTTTGATCCCATGGACGCTTTCGAGCGAAGTCGTGGTGGAATACCCGATCCAGGCTCCGATTCAGGACATCATCGGTTCACTCGTCGATCCCGAGGAACCCACGCGATTGGGAGGCGCGGTGTGCGTTCTCGACGCGACTCATTTCTTCAGTGAACTCAATCGTTCCGACCACGTTGAACATCTCGAGATGCACCACGGCACGGCATTCACGGCCATGACCGCCAGAGCACTCCTCGCTTCGCAGCACATCGAGTATTGTTCCACGGCACTCATCGTGAATTGGCAGACTCTTCCCCCGGAAGAGCTTTCTCTGATCAAGGCCGTCATCGGTGAATTGAGCCCGCTCGCCGGCGTCGTACTCGAGGGCGACGAACAGTGGATGCGAGAACTTGCCGGCACCGATACCGAGGGAGAAAACTCGCTCCCTGATCAGCAATCGGAGATCCATATTCGGCCGGGCTGGGTCGCCCACCTGAACGGCCAGCACGCCTCCCCTCATCGTGATCCGAGAGTCGCGTCGATGCGCTACAGCAACCCGCGTCCGTTCCACCCGCTGCGCCTGAAGCGGGTTCTGGACGAGCACATCGAGCCAGGGGAGAGCGGGAATGTGGTCCGCTCATGCGGATTCTGCCGTCTCGCAACGCGCCAAGGAATCACGGCTCACTGGAGCCAGACCGGCGAAGTCATGTCCATCGAACCGCTCGCCCGTGACACCGATACCCTCACGGAACCGCTGAGTTTCGGGCAAGACATCGTCCTGACTGGCATTGACCTTCGGCCCGCAGCCCTTACGCGGGCACTGGACGAGGCGACCCTCAATGACCGCGAGCTGCTGAGCGCCCCAGAGACCTGGAGGTTCATGCCGGATCCGTTCCCGGTCTGGGTCACCGCCGACGACCGGCGCGAATAGGGTCCGCAGAACATTTCAATATCCGCAGGCTCTCACCGGCGTATGGACAGGACGTCGCCCGCAAACACTCTTACCGCAGGTCCTTGCCTTTGGTTTCGGGCAGGGTCAGCACCGTCAGCGCGGAAATGAGGAGAAAGATCATCGAGTAGATCGCGAACTTGTACGGGTCCCCCAACCAGGTGAGCACGTAACCGGCAGTGCCCCCGAAGACCGCGATCGCAATCGAGTACGGTACGCCGAACCCGGCCGTACGCTGGTCTGTGGAGAACATTTCCGCGTACGTCGCAGGCGCATGGCTCAGGAACCCAGCCAACAGAATCAGCTGGATACTGATGGCGAGAACCAGCTGCCAGGCTTCACCTCCGGAAGCCAGGGCGATCATCGGAATGCACAGAACCATGCTTCCGATCATTGCGATCAGAATGCACGGTTTCCGTCCGAT
This region includes:
- the ykgO gene encoding type B 50S ribosomal protein L36; translated protein: MKVRASLRSLKNQPGAQVVKRKGRIYVINKQNPRMKGRQK
- a CDS encoding SDR family oxidoreductase, whose translation is MANTLITGASSGIGAELAERFAHRGDDLILVARRRDRLRAFADEIQHKHGVGVDVLDMDLSEPYAAHELWEKLESREIDTVVNNAGFGLNGNIADVDAEVLDQMVRLNCLAVVGLTSRFVKPMVARGRGTIINIASTASYQPVPHLAVYAASKALVLSLTEALWAEVKSSGVRVLAACPGPTETEFFDHAGRAASVGRMRTTQQLADGLMSALDRDTPSFIDGLTNRVIAKGASFLPKKLVLRIAGAAIT
- a CDS encoding GTP-binding protein, encoding MDTVTVIAVIGACEPERRLHAQNLARETGQELIHAERLGVAMDPVREATSLIPWTLSSEVVVEYPIQAPIQDIIGSLVDPEEPTRLGGAVCVLDATHFFSELNRSDHVEHLEMHHGTAFTAMTARALLASQHIEYCSTALIVNWQTLPPEELSLIKAVIGELSPLAGVVLEGDEQWMRELAGTDTEGENSLPDQQSEIHIRPGWVAHLNGQHASPHRDPRVASMRYSNPRPFHPLRLKRVLDEHIEPGESGNVVRSCGFCRLATRQGITAHWSQTGEVMSIEPLARDTDTLTEPLSFGQDIVLTGIDLRPAALTRALDEATLNDRELLSAPETWRFMPDPFPVWVTADDRRE